In Sphaerospermopsis torques-reginae ITEP-024, the genomic window AAAATGCTGCTAACTGGGAAGCGGAAGCATTGCAAACTGTGATTTTTACAACTACTAAGGAATTACAAATTCCCCCAGCGAATGCTTTTAAAGCTTTATATTTGGCGTTTTTAAATAAAGAACGTGGTCCAAAAGCTGGTGGTTTGTTCTCTTATTTAGAGAAGTCTTTTGTAATTTCTAGGTTGCAAGAAGTTGTGAATTTGAATCAGTCAAAAGCTGAAGTTTAACTACTTGTTAACTACTTGTTCCCTGTCTCTGACAGGGAATACATTTAATGAGTCTCTGACTCATATTAATACTAGCAGAAGGCAGAGCGTTCTTGATTGCATTCCCAGTTGGGAACTGGGAACGAGAAACGAGAAATTTAAGATTTGATATTTGTTAAGAGTATGGATTTTGAATGGGATACAAATAAAGCATCTGCTAATATAAAAAAACATGGAGTATCTTTTGCTGAAGCAACTACAGTTTTTGGCGATCCTTTATCCACAACATTTCTTGATCCAGATCACTCAATTAATGAAAGTCGTTATATTACAATTGGTTTATCCAGTAGCGGAAAATTGCTGATAATTTCTCATACAGATAAAGGAAACAGTATTAGAATTATTAGTGCAAGAGAAGCAACACGCAGAGAAAGGAGGTTTTATGAATCAGGAGAATAAACCAGAAAATGATGAACTGCGTCCAGAATATGACTTTACTCAACTAGAGGGAGGTGTCAGAGGTAAATATGTGGAACGTTATAAACAAGGAACTAATTTAGTTTTATTAGCACCTGATGTTGCTCAAGCTTTCCCCACAGCAGAAGCAGTCAATGAGGCGTTAAGATTATTAATTAGGTTGGCTAAATCTCAAGTAGAAAATGTTGAGAATATTTAAGCTATAGCATTTACGCTATGGCAAGTGACAGCCTTTTCTTGTTCCCTGTCTCTGACAGGAAATACGTTTTTTGATTCTCCTACTCTCTTTTAATATTAGCAGAAGTCAGAGACTTCTTAATTGCATTCCCAGGTAGAACCTGGGAACGAGGAAAGGGGGGCTAATATTGTTATTAAGTTAAAACCAAATTATCTCGATGAATGACGGTTTCTGCACCTGCATAACCTAAAATTCCTTCAATATCCCGTGAATGACAACCACGAATTTTTTGTAATTCTTCGCTGTTATAATTCACTAAACCCCTAGCAATTTCATTACCGTTAATATCACATATCTGCACTGCTTCTTGATGATCAAATTCTCCTTCTACGGTTTTAATTCCTGCTGCTAATAAAGATTTTCCTGCTTGCAAAATAGCTGTAATTGCACCATCATCTAAATATAATTTACCTGCGGGTACTAAACCGTAAGCTATCCAGCGTTTTCTCGCTGATGTGGGTTCTGGTTGGGGTGCAAAGTGTGTTCCGATGAGTTCCCCGTTGATGATTTTTTCAATGTTGTGGGGAAAACGTCCTTGAGTGATGACGGTTCGCACTCCCGCAGCGATCGCAATTCTCGCTGCTGATATTTTTGTTACCATTCCCCCAGTTCCCCACTGTGAACCCTGTCCCCCAGTTTTTATCTGTAATTCTGCCAATTCCTTCATATTACTAATTAAAGAAATGGGTTTAGCCTCGGGGACTGTCCGGGGATCTGCTGAATATAATCTATCAACGTCTGTCAGTAAAAATAACCAATCTGCCTCAACTAAGCTGGCTACTAAGGCCGAAAGGGTGTCATTATCACCAAATTTTAATTCTTCTATGGCTACGGTATCATTTTCATTGACTATGGGAATTACTCCCAGTCCTAGCAATTCCTGAAAAGTATTATAAACGTTAAGATAGCGGCTACGTTGTACTAAGTCTGCTCTCGTTAATAATACTTGGGCTATTGGTTGTTGTAATGTAGTAAACAAATCGTCATAAATACGCATTAAGCGACCTTGCCCAACTGCTGCTACTGCTTGTTTGAGGGCGATCGCCTTGGGACGTTCTGTTAAACCCAGACGCGCACAACCAACACCTACCGCACCAGAGGACACTAAAATCACATTATGCCCCTGCTGTCTTAAATTACACAGGGTTTCCGTTAAGGTGGCAATGGTGGAAAGTGCTAACTGTCCTGTTTCTGGTTGTGTCAGGCTAGAAGTACCGATTTTAACAACAATTGTTTTAGGCATGGGGCATTAGTCATTTATTTTTCCACTATCAACTATCAACTATCAACTATCAACACATAAAAAATTGTACAGCGCCAATCCCTCTATCGTGAAGGCTGACGCTGTAAGAATTTAAAGTTATTTGTAATCGGCTAGGGTCTTTATTTGCTTGACCCCATGTTATTAATACCTATAATCTCCGATTTTTTGGAAAATTAAGGATTTCTTTAGTATTTCTTTAGATTTACTTTTTTATTGATTTATCAATCTTTGTTAATTTTTGTGTATTTGGGAGAAATAGAAGCGCCAAGTATTTCTGATACCCAAACTTCAAAGTTGCGAATGGGATGGGAACGGAGAACAGTATCAGCGTGAACAATAGGTTCAACTAAAATCGTAAACATTCCTAAGCGATTACCTGCTATGACATCAGTAAATAGGCGATCGCCTACCATACCTACTTGATGTACAGGTAAATTCATTCCTTGTAATGCGGCTCTAATTTTACGACGTGAGGGTTTAGCCGCACCCAGGTAATAGGGTATATTCAGAGAACGGGCAATACTACCAATTCGGGATTCACTGAGATTATTGCTCACTAACCAAAGAGCCACATAATCACGCATTTCTGCTACCCATTGTTCTAGTTCCGGGGAAGCGGCGCTGGCAGTAATGGGTACTAGAGTATCATCAACATCCAAAACCAGCCCTTTGAGTCCATATTGTTGGATGATATCTGGCGTGAGTTGCAAAACTGAACCTTCTAAAATCAAATCTGGTTGTAAAATATTGTTCCAAGTCTTCATAATTCGTAATTCATACATGAGGTGACAGGTGACAGTAATAAGGGAACAGGTGACAGGTGACAGTAATAAGGGAACAGGTGACAGGTGACAGTAATAAGGGAACAGGGAGCAAGGGGGAAATTCTTCTCCCCTGCACCCTGTCCCCTGCTTCTTCTGCCTCCTGAACTCCTGACTCCTGTAATAAAATTCCATTGCCAATCAAAATTAGACTAGCAATGGAAACATTAAATTTCAGTTGTCAATTATTCAACCTGATCAAATAGATGTTCTTCTAAAAGCGGTTGAACTTTACGAAATTCTTCAGGAGATAGTAATTCTGGCTTACCTGACTTGGTGATGCGGGCAAAAAATAGCAGGGGATCAAGGGGCGTATAAACAGCATACTCCTGATCTTGATGATAGAAACTAGCCAGTAGCTGTAGTTGTTCCGGTTCTAAATCTGTTCCTTCATCTTCGATTTCTAAGGTGAAGATTTCTGATTCTTCTACTGGTGGTAATTCACCCACTACAGTCAAAGCATAAGCAGTATTTTTAATAGTCAGATTTTGCTCAGAGAGAACTGCTTGAGCGGTACTAAAAATCTCATCAATTAAATCGTCATCTTCTACTAAAATTGCTTCTTCTTCTTCACCATCACCTTGCCAAGCAAAAATTTCTATGGGTGAGTCAACAGGTAGAAGTAAAACATATTCTTGTCCATCTACTGACAGGGAATGCTCAACATAACATTCGAGCGATCGCCCGTTTTCGTCTGTCAAAGTGATAGCAGCAGCATCAGCACGATCATTTTCTTCAGAAAATTCAGATGAATACATACTCACATTATCTAAATTTATCAATACTCAAAACTATGAAATTCATTTAACTGTTTTATGACAGTCAATGTCAACCAAAAAGCTGAATATACAGTTGAGTAATATTTTTCAGAATATCATGTTCAAAGGTATTAATCATCAACAAATGCTGCCGATCTGTTGGAGTTACTGCGTCTAGCATCCAGCCACTGTTGTAAAATTAAAGCTGCGGCTTTCCGGTCAATCAAACCCTTATGACGTGATGGTGAGCGATTTTCTGCAATCAGCATTTGTTCCGCTTGAAAAGAAGTTAATCGCTCATCCACATATTCCACAGGTAGTTGCACAGCTTTAGCCAACCTCTTAGCAAATTTCTGGACTTGTCGAGCTTGAAACCCCAAAGAGCCATCCATTGAATAAGGTAAACCAACTACCAGAACTTGTACTTGGCGATCATTCAATATCTGTTGTATTTGCTCCACATCATCTTGAAAGGATCGGCGCTCAATCGTAGTGATACCTGTGGCAATCAAACCAGTACCATCGCATCCTGCTAAACCGATGCGTTTGCTACCGACATCCAGCCCCAAGGCGGATATAAAAGATTTTGATTGCTGCTCAAATATCACTCTAATTGTTCTCCTGGTGTGCCTCTGATGATTCAGATTGGCGAGATGTATCCATATTATGAAATTGTTGACTACCAAAAGCAACAGTTTCTGACTTATTTGCTGCTGTTCGCTCTGAGGCAGGTTGTGGTTTAGGAACCCATGACATACCGCCGGGTATGGGTTTACGTGCTGGTTGTAGTCCTTGCAGCACTTCTGTCCACTGAATCCCTTCCAAAGAAACGAATTTGGATTCGCGGATTTTATGCCAAACTGAACGCGACATAATCAAAGTATGTTCAATGCGTTTAGCACCAATTCTTTCTAAATATTCTTCTCGTTCTGGCTGATAATCAGATGAAGCTAGTTGTAAACCTTGTTGGGGAAAATCTTGAGCAATGCGAGCTAATTGAGACAATAATTCTGGATACAACCAAGTATAAGCCGGGTGAACCGTCAAACTCGCTACATGAGGATTTTCGCCTTTCCGGTCAAGTTGTACCTGAAAATAGCCAATGGCTGCTTTGCGTTGGGGTTCAAACACATAACCGCTGACAACTTCTGTTTTTGTCACCCATTGCTTCACTGCATCTGAGAGAACACCAAATAAACTGGTTTTAAAATCATGGGTATGGCGATCAAAAACCTGACGTACCAAAGGCGGCATAGATGCTGTATCTAATTGATATAGCAATGGTGCATCAGCATTACTCACGGGTAAGAGGTTGGGTAAGTCAGGTTCTGTTTGTGCTAATTCTCGCAGTAACTCTGGGCTAATTTCCCAGTAAGTCATTTCTGCCAACCGCTGAAATCCATTTTGTCGATATAGTGCTAGAGCATCAACGTCATTGACATTAATTTCTAGTAGCCAGGTACGAGCTTCTAAAATTGACTCAAAGCAATGCCGTAGCAGTTGTGAACCTACACCCAGCTTGTCAGCAGTACGGTCTAACATTACCCTGTCAATTCGCCAAGTGCTGCGGGTACGGTTAAATGGTGACACTTGAATCATCCCCAGCAGCATCCGTCCTTGCTCTGCTACAAATCCGCAGAAGCGATACTGTAACGGGTTTGGAAACCAACTCAAAAACTTGAGTAACCCAAACCAGTGACGCAGCCATTGCATAGTGAAAAAGCTGCCCTTGGGAGAAAGGTCTGTAAAGGAATCTTGTGTTAGACGTTCAATACCGTCTAGATCCCGATATTGAACAGGACGAATTACGAGGCTGAGATTTCGAGGAAGTAGTGAATTCATTTTGATTCAAGCCGCCATTTAGCCTTTACTAATTGCGATGGGTCAGGTACTGCTGCAATAATAATCTTAACGGCTTTTCACTCTGAAGTTATTGTTCCAAAAGAGTGATTTTATTAACTAAATACCGAAAAAAGAATAAAAAGCAGAAATTGTGATTACACCGTTGGCGTAGACACAATCATATCTGCTTCTATTGTATAAGTTTTTCTGAAAATTCTCTATAATGCTCAGGTTTTATAAACCTTGTCTAGAGGCCAGCTTTTCAAAGTAAGCTTGAGTTTGATGAAGTAGCTGCTGGCGACTATCTTCTTGTGTGTGTTTTAGTGATGGAACCAAGTTGCGAGCTTGGAGTGTCATGTGCAACTGTAGATGTGCCACATATTCACTGATATCTTGGTTTTCTACAACTGCGCCCGTTAATACATTTGATTCCATTGCCACTGTGTTCTCCTTTATCAATGTTGTGCGGTTGTATGACTTGATCACATGATCAAAATATCATATTTGTTTTACTTAGCTTATTGATTTGCAACGAACTGTAATAGTTAGGTATTGGGGACTGGGGACTGGGACAAGATTTTAGATTTTAGATTTTAGATTAGAGTTCATGAAATACAATCCAAAATCCAAAATCCAAAATTGTATCACCTATTACCATTTCTCTACCCAATAGATAATTTCTGAGGCTGAACTATCAATAGCGACTCCATAACTATGACCATGATTCCATTTAAACCCTGGTTTACCTTGGTCTTGTGCCTTGAATACCAAGATTTGATATGTACTGGGAAAGGCTAAATTATCAGATTTACCAGTATAAAAAAATGTTGTGGGTACACCTTGATATTGTCTGATATGGTCGTTTGTATCACCCCCCCAATATTTATGCCCTGCAATTTTACTGTAGTGGGAAAGTGATTTTTGAATTTGTTCAGGAGGTCGTTTTAAACGGATTTGAAAAAAATTACTTCCTTGCTTCCAGCCTGGAGAGTAAGCTAGGGATATGAACTGATCACTAGGAGCAATCTCTATGGGGAAATGTTTGATTTGGTTAATATCAGACCATTTGTGATTGCGAATTTCTGAATAGCGTGATACATCAGTAATTATCTGTGCTGTTGCCGTATTGTTGACAGTTTTTGTGAAGAGAAAACTTCCCGCAATTACACTATAACTACCCACAGATAATAAACCTATTGTAGCGATTTTGACTAATAAAGATTGCTGCATTTAGTTGAGTGAATTTAGCTGGTAGATTAATATCCCAACTCATCAAACAACCGTCATGATAATTTTTAATCTATCACCAGAAATATTAATTGTCAGCAGTCAGAAGTCAGGAGTTATTAGTCATTTAGGACTCCTATTTAAAATGGGTAATGGGGACTGGGGACTGGGTAATAGGTAAAAACTAAATTCTTCCTATTCCCTATCCCTTTTTAAAATGAACCAACCATTATTCCTACTAAAATCAAAAATCCAATCCAGACATTTTGACGGAACATTTCTCCATAAGCAGGGTTAGGTAGTTCGGGGTTTCTTAAACGGATAAATTGCCAAACCCAACCACCAGATGCAATGATTAAGCTGATCCAGAAAAATCCATTCAGGTTAACCAAGAAACCCTCTCCAGCTAAGAGAATGATCGTACCAGCGAAGAAAATACCAATAGCAGTAGGAGCATATTTACCAAAAAAGAGGGCGCTGGAATTAACACCAATGCGCTGATCATCTTGGCGATCGCTCATGGCATAAATGGTATCAAATCCCAATGTCCAAAGCACAGTTGCACCCCAAAGTAACCAAGTAGGTGCAGAAATGTTTTGTGTAACTGCACTCCAACTAATCAAAACTGCAAAACCCCAAGCGATAGAAAGCACTAACTGAGGTACAGGAAATACTCGTTTTGCACCAGGATAAAGTAAAATTACGGGTACTGTTGCTACAGACAACCAGAAGCTTAAAGGGTTAAGATAGAAAGCGAGAACTGCGGCACAAGCCAGGGCAACTATCCCTACAGCTATACCCACTTTGATGGATAGGGCGCGGGAAGCCAAAGGGCGATCGCGTGTTCTCTCGACTTGCGGATCTATGTCTCGATCCCATAAATCATTGACTACACAACCTGCGGCGCTGGTGGCCAAAGTACCTAATATAATTACTCCTACCAGGGGTAAAGGTGGTTTACCAGCAGCTGCCAAAAACACAGCCCATAATGCAGGAATCATCAAAATTAACCTACCTTCTGGTTTATGCCACCGTAACAGCCGAATAATGACTAGCCATAATGGTTCTTGGTTGCTTTCTGGTGTTGTTAGCATATTCTTTCAATTTACATATTTTCACATCTATAGAATATCGTTATTTGATAACTATAAAGACAGGGAGCATCCAAATTTGGGAAAAACACAGCATTGATGTCAAAACATGATTTAATTCTCTTGACTTTATTCTCTTTACTTTGCGTCTGTGCGATTTATTTTTTGATGATCCTGACACATTTACTAAGGTTACAGCTTGGGATACAAATTCATTACTTTAATTGTGTGTAATTTCACCAAACAATTAACCTGAAAACTCTATATATTTACAATACAGTAGATAGCAGATCAATCAGGTACAGAATCTAATTTGAAACCTAGACAGAAACAGAGTTTTACTTCTGACTCCTGACTCCTGCCGTGTTGTCAGTAACAAGTATTTAGTGCAGATTAAATCGGCACACCAGCTTTGAACCTCCATTGTTAAGAGTTACATCCTGAAAGAAAAATACTTAAGCAACATAGAACATATCTGAATAATGAATGATATAATACTTAGGAATCAATTAAGTAAAACGGATGCCTAAATACACATCACCAAAAGAAACGGCAGAACATTTTGGTGTCAGTCTCCATACTTGAAGACGATGGGAAAAGAGTAAACAAATACAAGCAATTAGGACACCATCAGGACAGCCAAGATATGATATTCCATCATACACAGGAGATTGGTGGTGGTGACATGGGGAGAATTACTCGTTTATGTCATCACTTAGATAATTTGATAAGTCATTGTACTCAGGTAAATGCTCAACGTCGCCGTGGGATGAGAAAAGCGGCAAATCGGATGCGAGAACGAATCCAAAACTTGATTGATGAAGTCCAGAAAA contains:
- a CDS encoding BrnT family toxin, coding for MDFEWDTNKASANIKKHGVSFAEATTVFGDPLSTTFLDPDHSINESRYITIGLSSSGKLLIISHTDKGNSIRIISAREATRRERRFYESGE
- a CDS encoding YqeG family HAD IIIA-type phosphatase, with translation MKTWNNILQPDLILEGSVLQLTPDIIQQYGLKGLVLDVDDTLVPITASAASPELEQWVAEMRDYVALWLVSNNLSESRIGSIARSLNIPYYLGAAKPSRRKIRAALQGMNLPVHQVGMVGDRLFTDVIAGNRLGMFTILVEPIVHADTVLRSHPIRNFEVWVSEILGASISPKYTKINKD
- the ruvX gene encoding Holliday junction resolvase RuvX; its protein translation is MIFEQQSKSFISALGLDVGSKRIGLAGCDGTGLIATGITTIERRSFQDDVEQIQQILNDRQVQVLVVGLPYSMDGSLGFQARQVQKFAKRLAKAVQLPVEYVDERLTSFQAEQMLIAENRSPSRHKGLIDRKAAALILQQWLDARRSNSNRSAAFVDD
- a CDS encoding DUF3727 domain-containing protein, yielding MYSSEFSEENDRADAAAITLTDENGRSLECYVEHSLSVDGQEYVLLLPVDSPIEIFAWQGDGEEEEAILVEDDDLIDEIFSTAQAVLSEQNLTIKNTAYALTVVGELPPVEESEIFTLEIEDEGTDLEPEQLQLLASFYHQDQEYAVYTPLDPLLFFARITKSGKPELLSPEEFRKVQPLLEEHLFDQVE
- a CDS encoding 4-hydroxybenzoate solanesyltransferase, whose product is MLTTPESNQEPLWLVIIRLLRWHKPEGRLILMIPALWAVFLAAAGKPPLPLVGVIILGTLATSAAGCVVNDLWDRDIDPQVERTRDRPLASRALSIKVGIAVGIVALACAAVLAFYLNPLSFWLSVATVPVILLYPGAKRVFPVPQLVLSIAWGFAVLISWSAVTQNISAPTWLLWGATVLWTLGFDTIYAMSDRQDDQRIGVNSSALFFGKYAPTAIGIFFAGTIILLAGEGFLVNLNGFFWISLIIASGGWVWQFIRLRNPELPNPAYGEMFRQNVWIGFLILVGIMVGSF
- a CDS encoding GNAT family N-acetyltransferase; translation: MNSLLPRNLSLVIRPVQYRDLDGIERLTQDSFTDLSPKGSFFTMQWLRHWFGLLKFLSWFPNPLQYRFCGFVAEQGRMLLGMIQVSPFNRTRSTWRIDRVMLDRTADKLGVGSQLLRHCFESILEARTWLLEINVNDVDALALYRQNGFQRLAEMTYWEISPELLRELAQTEPDLPNLLPVSNADAPLLYQLDTASMPPLVRQVFDRHTHDFKTSLFGVLSDAVKQWVTKTEVVSGYVFEPQRKAAIGYFQVQLDRKGENPHVASLTVHPAYTWLYPELLSQLARIAQDFPQQGLQLASSDYQPEREEYLERIGAKRIEHTLIMSRSVWHKIRESKFVSLEGIQWTEVLQGLQPARKPIPGGMSWVPKPQPASERTAANKSETVAFGSQQFHNMDTSRQSESSEAHQENN
- the proB gene encoding glutamate 5-kinase → MPKTIVVKIGTSSLTQPETGQLALSTIATLTETLCNLRQQGHNVILVSSGAVGVGCARLGLTERPKAIALKQAVAAVGQGRLMRIYDDLFTTLQQPIAQVLLTRADLVQRSRYLNVYNTFQELLGLGVIPIVNENDTVAIEELKFGDNDTLSALVASLVEADWLFLLTDVDRLYSADPRTVPEAKPISLISNMKELAELQIKTGGQGSQWGTGGMVTKISAARIAIAAGVRTVITQGRFPHNIEKIINGELIGTHFAPQPEPTSARKRWIAYGLVPAGKLYLDDGAITAILQAGKSLLAAGIKTVEGEFDHQEAVQICDINGNEIARGLVNYNSEELQKIRGCHSRDIEGILGYAGAETVIHRDNLVLT